Proteins from one Emys orbicularis isolate rEmyOrb1 chromosome 2, rEmyOrb1.hap1, whole genome shotgun sequence genomic window:
- the LOC135873541 gene encoding LOW QUALITY PROTEIN: C-C chemokine receptor type 4-like (The sequence of the model RefSeq protein was modified relative to this genomic sequence to represent the inferred CDS: deleted 2 bases in 1 codon): protein MPHHIHSYSEQATDLPRKQETAISGKGFLQINCEGGEKRKWKMNNQTTEIYDDSTLYDTYSYNDDDSSKPCSKESIKKFGSHFLPTLYSLVFLLGLVGNSLVILVLFKYKRLKSMTDVYLLNLAISDLLFVFSLPFWSYYAADQWVFGDGLCKIISWIYLVGFYSGIFFIMLMSIDRYLAIVHAVFALRARTVNYGIFTSLIVWLVAISASVPEMIFSESYKERNHTTCKPRYPGNSTNWRIFSSLEVNILGLMIPSVVMIFCYSMIIKTLLYCRSEKKNKAVKMIFAVMIVFFVFWTPYNIVLFLQLLVDLGIITKCEISKDLDYAMQGTETLAFFHCCLNPVIYFFMGEKFKKYVKMLFKSWAVPRMFFKRCGLLTTYHTESTSSFHSQSTGDQDAL, encoded by the exons ATGCCACACCACATTCACAGCTACAGTGAGCAAGCTACCGACTTACCCAGAAAACAGGAGACT GCAATTTCAGGCAAAGGGTTTCTTCAGATCAACTGTGAAGGGGGAGAAAAAAG GAAGTGGAAAATGAACAACCAAACCACAGAAATCTACGACGATTCGACTCTATATGATACCTATAGTTACAATGATGACGATTCTTCAAAACCTTGCAGTAAAGAAAGCATCAAGAAGTTTGGATCACACTTTCTGCCCACACTTTACTCTCTGGTATTCCTGCTTGGCTTGGTAGGGAACTCTCTAGTCATTTTGGTCCTGTTCAAATACAAGAGGCTGAAGAGCATGACCGACGTTTATCTGCTCAACCTTGCAATCTCAgatttgctgtttgttttctcccttcccttctggTCTTATTATGCAGCAGATCAGTGGGTTTTTGGGGACGGATTGTGTAAAATCATTTCTTGGATCTATCTGGTTGGGTTTTACAGTGGGATATTTTTTATTATGCTCATGAGCATTGATAGATACTTGGCAATAGTTCATGCTGTGTTTGCCTTGAGAGCAAGAACCGTCAACTATGGCATCTTTACCAGTCTTATTGTATGGTTAGTAGCCATTTCAGCCTCAGTTCCAGAGATGATATTTAGTGAATCCTATAAGGAACGCAATCATACCACCTGCAAACCACGGTACCCTGGTAATTCCACAAACTGGAGGATTTTCTCCTCTTTGGAAGTCAATATACTAGGGCTCATGATACCTTCAGTGGTTATGATTTTTTGCTACTCGATGATCATTAAAACCTTGCTGTACTGTAGAAGTGAGAAAAAGAATAAGGCTGTGAAGATGATCTTTGCTGTCAtgattgtgttttttgttttttggaccCCTTACAACATTGTGCTTTTCTTACAATTGCTGGTAGACCTgggtatcattacaaagtgtGAAATCAGCAAAGATCTGGACTATGCAATGCAAGGGACAGAAACACTGGCTTTTTTCCACTGTTGTCTCAATCCCGTTATCTATTTCTTTATGGGGGAAAAATTCAAGAAGTACGTGAAGATGCTCTTTAAGAGCTGGGCGGTACCTAGAATGTTTTTTAAACGCTGTGGACTTCTCACCACTTACCACACTGAATCAACCAGTTCATTCCACTCACAGTCTACTGGGGATCAAGACGCTCTGTAA